In the Bradyrhizobium guangzhouense genome, one interval contains:
- a CDS encoding AMP-binding protein, with protein sequence MAIQHTATGIVSPFDGLDVPWLLRMRAEVRRDHPFLIWAPFDAPARHWSYGEFHERVGALAAGLAKRGVKPGEYVLIHLDNCIEALLAWFACVELGAIAVTTNTRSAPAEMAYFADHCGAVAAITQPAYAEVVAQNCRNLGWMAVTSHDAGAVPTQAVSRGDRFESLFADSADRPRRATDPLAPCSVQYTSGTTSRPKAVLWTHANALWGAKINAAHEDLHASDVHQTYLPLFHTNALAYSMLATLWVGATCVIQPRFSASRFWKVAREHGSTWTSTIPFCMKALLEQEIPRDHKFRLWGTAVNEPPPFAAFGVKIIGWWGMTETVTHGIIGEVDQPNIPMSIGRAAGEYRIRISDDDGRPTEIGDTGNLAIKGIPGLSLFAEYLHNEKATRESFDQHGFFLTGDRVTRLESGFIKFGDRAKDMLKVGGENVAASEIEQVIAIVSGVREAAVVAKKHPMLDEVPVVFIIPHGGVAGAPPDLQDRVMAACRNGLADFKVPREIRLVDDMPRSTLEKVAKAELRKMVG encoded by the coding sequence ATGGCTATCCAACACACCGCCACCGGTATCGTGAGCCCGTTCGACGGGCTCGACGTGCCCTGGCTGCTGAGAATGCGCGCCGAGGTGCGGCGTGACCATCCGTTCCTGATCTGGGCGCCGTTCGATGCGCCGGCGCGACACTGGAGCTATGGCGAGTTTCACGAGCGGGTCGGCGCGCTTGCGGCGGGGCTCGCGAAGCGGGGCGTGAAGCCGGGCGAGTACGTGCTCATTCACCTGGACAATTGCATCGAGGCGCTGCTGGCCTGGTTTGCCTGCGTCGAACTCGGGGCCATTGCCGTCACCACCAACACGCGCTCGGCACCGGCGGAGATGGCGTATTTCGCCGATCATTGCGGTGCGGTCGCCGCGATCACGCAACCGGCCTATGCGGAAGTCGTCGCGCAGAACTGCCGCAACCTCGGCTGGATGGCGGTGACATCGCACGACGCGGGCGCTGTGCCGACGCAGGCTGTCTCGCGCGGCGATCGCTTTGAGTCGCTTTTCGCGGACAGCGCCGACCGTCCCAGGCGCGCGACCGATCCGCTCGCGCCATGCAGCGTGCAGTACACCTCGGGCACGACGTCGCGGCCGAAGGCCGTGCTGTGGACCCACGCCAATGCGCTGTGGGGCGCCAAGATCAATGCTGCGCATGAGGACCTTCACGCCAGCGACGTGCACCAGACCTATCTGCCGCTGTTCCACACCAATGCGCTGGCCTATTCCATGCTGGCGACACTGTGGGTCGGGGCCACTTGCGTGATCCAGCCGCGCTTCTCCGCAAGCCGGTTCTGGAAGGTTGCGCGCGAGCATGGCTCGACCTGGACCTCGACCATTCCGTTCTGCATGAAGGCGCTGCTCGAGCAGGAGATCCCGAGAGACCACAAATTCCGCCTCTGGGGCACGGCGGTGAACGAGCCACCGCCGTTTGCCGCCTTCGGCGTCAAGATCATCGGCTGGTGGGGCATGACCGAGACCGTCACCCACGGCATCATCGGCGAGGTCGACCAGCCCAATATCCCGATGTCGATCGGCCGTGCCGCAGGCGAATATCGGATCCGCATCAGCGACGATGACGGACGGCCGACCGAAATCGGCGACACCGGCAATCTCGCAATCAAGGGCATCCCCGGCCTGTCGCTGTTCGCCGAATATCTGCACAACGAGAAGGCGACGCGCGAGAGCTTTGACCAGCACGGCTTCTTCCTCACTGGCGATCGCGTGACGCGGCTGGAGAGCGGCTTCATCAAGTTCGGCGACCGCGCCAAGGATATGCTGAAGGTCGGCGGCGAGAACGTTGCGGCCTCCGAGATCGAGCAGGTCATCGCAATTGTATCAGGCGTGCGCGAGGCCGCGGTGGTGGCGAAGAAGCATCCGATGCTGGACGAGGTACCTGTCGTCTTCATCATCCCGCATGGCGGCGTCGCGGGTGCGCCGCCGGATCTGCAGGACCGCGTGATGGCGGCCTGCCGCAACGGCCTTGCCGATTTCAAGGTGCCGCGCGAGATCAGGCTCGTCGACGACATGCCGCGCTCGACCCTGGAGAAGGTCGCGAAGGCTGAATTGCGGAAGATGGTGGGATGA
- a CDS encoding (2Fe-2S)-binding protein → MPTLTINGRSMSVDAANDTPLLWAIREQLQMTGTKFGCGAGLCGACTVHVNGEAVRSCQTMVGDVAGKKITTIEGLSAKGDHPLQKAWIAEQVPQCGYCQSGQIMQAASLLAKNSNPTKEEVVAHMDGNLCRCMTYSRIQKAIMRAATEMRTASAAGNERRPT, encoded by the coding sequence ATGCCAACGCTCACGATCAACGGGCGGAGTATGTCCGTGGATGCGGCAAACGACACGCCGCTCCTTTGGGCCATCCGCGAACAATTGCAGATGACCGGCACGAAATTCGGCTGCGGTGCCGGCCTGTGTGGGGCCTGCACCGTGCACGTCAACGGCGAAGCCGTGCGCTCGTGCCAGACTATGGTCGGCGATGTCGCCGGCAAGAAGATCACCACCATCGAAGGTCTGTCCGCCAAGGGCGACCATCCCCTGCAGAAGGCTTGGATCGCCGAGCAGGTGCCGCAATGCGGTTACTGCCAGTCGGGGCAGATCATGCAGGCAGCATCGCTGCTGGCGAAGAATTCCAATCCGACCAAGGAAGAGGTCGTGGCGCATATGGACGGCAATCTCTGCCGTTGCATGACCTATTCGCGGATCCAGAAGGCAATCATGCGCGCCGCCACCGAGATGCGCACTGCATCCGCCGCCGGCAACGAGCGGAGGCCCACATGA
- a CDS encoding xanthine dehydrogenase family protein molybdopterin-binding subunit: protein MNKHVKNITPETTDLSRRSFLVGTAATGLVLGYAGVPGIGDALAAAPANFDPSVWYSIAPDGLVTVTCGKADMGQHIASTMAQIVCEELGAKWSDMRVNLASNDPKFNDPVLGAQITGGSWSTMMNFDAMSRAGAAGRMALTEGAAAAMGLPPYFKDELVVRDSMVTHPKSKKSMSFADIVKSGKATKTFTPDELKAIKLKTPDQYTMIGVSVPQIDIPSKTNGTAKYGIDVMIPGMAYGAVVTPPVRYGATVKSVDDSDAKKVPGFIKAVILDDKTQTTTGWVVAVAGTYANAKKAAAALKVSYDGGPNAKLSSQSLLDEAKRLQGLDDSGQFFVKDGDVAAALGSAAKVLEAEYTTSINIHAPMEPMNATAEFKGDILHIYSGNQFATRSGAIAAGAAGIDPKFVVMHQMWLGGGFGRRLDADMMVPAVQAAKAVGKPVKVIYTRENDMTMDFSRPLTYQKVKAGVDGDGKLVVLSHDVVSAWPTQRWGIPDFLSPSVDKKGPLDAFTVNGSDFFYTVPNHNVRAIKNEMAHNATPSGQLRSVAPGWTFWAVESMIDEIAVATGKDPAQFRISLLDGAGKNDGGAQRLRNTLLAAMGLAGYGTKKLPKGEGMGVACVSSQERATASWTACVAHVAVAPSGEVTVKKLTVATDVGTQVHPDNIRAQVEGAALWGLSLAMHEKATLKDGGIEQTNFDSYTPLRMSQMPEVAVAVIANGEKATGVGEPAVTVVAPAIGNAIFNASGARVRALPITAEAVKGAMKA from the coding sequence ATGAACAAGCACGTGAAGAACATCACGCCAGAGACGACAGATCTCAGCCGCCGCTCCTTCCTGGTCGGCACCGCGGCCACAGGCCTCGTGCTCGGCTATGCCGGCGTGCCCGGCATCGGTGATGCGCTTGCTGCTGCGCCCGCCAATTTCGATCCGAGCGTCTGGTATTCGATCGCGCCGGATGGTCTCGTCACGGTGACCTGCGGCAAGGCCGACATGGGCCAGCACATCGCCTCCACCATGGCGCAGATCGTCTGCGAGGAGCTGGGCGCGAAGTGGAGCGACATGCGGGTCAACCTCGCCTCCAACGATCCGAAGTTCAACGATCCGGTCCTCGGTGCGCAGATCACCGGCGGCAGCTGGTCGACCATGATGAACTTCGACGCGATGAGCCGGGCGGGTGCGGCCGGACGCATGGCACTGACGGAAGGCGCGGCGGCCGCCATGGGCCTGCCGCCCTACTTCAAGGACGAACTGGTCGTGCGCGACTCCATGGTCACGCATCCGAAGTCCAAGAAGTCGATGAGCTTCGCCGACATCGTCAAGAGCGGCAAGGCAACCAAGACCTTCACGCCTGACGAGCTGAAGGCGATCAAGCTGAAGACGCCGGATCAGTACACCATGATCGGCGTGTCGGTGCCGCAGATCGACATCCCCTCCAAGACCAACGGCACGGCCAAGTACGGCATCGACGTGATGATTCCGGGCATGGCCTATGGCGCGGTGGTGACCCCGCCGGTGCGCTACGGCGCCACGGTGAAATCGGTCGACGACAGCGACGCAAAGAAGGTGCCTGGCTTCATCAAGGCCGTCATCCTCGACGACAAGACCCAGACCACGACGGGCTGGGTGGTCGCGGTGGCTGGCACCTACGCCAACGCCAAGAAGGCCGCGGCGGCGCTGAAGGTCAGCTATGACGGCGGGCCGAATGCCAAGCTGTCGAGCCAGTCGCTGCTCGACGAAGCCAAGCGGCTTCAGGGGCTCGACGATTCCGGCCAGTTCTTCGTCAAGGACGGCGACGTCGCGGCCGCGCTCGGCTCGGCGGCCAAGGTGCTGGAGGCGGAATACACCACCAGCATCAACATCCACGCGCCGATGGAGCCGATGAACGCCACGGCGGAGTTCAAGGGCGACATCCTGCACATTTATTCCGGCAACCAGTTCGCGACGCGCTCCGGCGCGATTGCGGCGGGCGCCGCCGGGATCGATCCGAAGTTCGTGGTGATGCACCAGATGTGGCTCGGCGGCGGTTTCGGCCGCAGGCTCGACGCCGACATGATGGTGCCGGCAGTGCAGGCGGCGAAGGCCGTGGGCAAGCCGGTGAAGGTGATCTACACGCGCGAGAACGACATGACGATGGATTTCTCGCGTCCGCTCACCTACCAGAAAGTGAAGGCCGGCGTGGATGGCGACGGCAAGCTCGTCGTGCTCAGTCACGACGTGGTCTCGGCCTGGCCGACCCAGCGCTGGGGCATTCCCGACTTCCTGTCGCCCTCGGTCGACAAGAAGGGCCCGCTCGACGCGTTCACGGTGAACGGTTCGGACTTCTTCTACACCGTGCCGAACCACAATGTGCGCGCGATCAAGAACGAGATGGCGCACAACGCCACCCCGTCGGGCCAGCTCCGCTCGGTGGCGCCGGGTTGGACCTTCTGGGCGGTCGAAAGCATGATCGACGAGATCGCGGTGGCGACCGGCAAGGATCCGGCGCAATTCCGCATCTCGCTGCTCGACGGCGCCGGCAAGAACGACGGCGGCGCGCAGCGGCTGCGCAACACGCTGCTCGCCGCGATGGGCCTTGCCGGTTACGGCACCAAGAAGCTGCCGAAGGGTGAAGGCATGGGCGTTGCCTGCGTGTCGTCGCAGGAACGTGCGACCGCAAGCTGGACCGCTTGCGTCGCGCATGTCGCGGTGGCGCCCTCGGGCGAAGTGACCGTGAAGAAGCTCACGGTCGCAACCGACGTCGGCACGCAGGTGCATCCCGACAACATCCGCGCCCAGGTCGAGGGTGCGGCGCTGTGGGGCCTGTCGCTGGCGATGCACGAGAAGGCGACGCTGAAGGACGGTGGCATCGAGCAGACCAACTTCGATAGCTACACGCCACTTCGCATGAGCCAGATGCCCGAAGTCGCGGTCGCCGTGATCGCCAATGGCGAGAAGGCCACCGGCGTCGGCGAGCCCGCGGTGACGGTCGTGGCGCCCGCCATCGGCAACGCCATCTTCAACGCCTCCGGCGCCCGCGTCCGGGCGCTGCCGATCACGGCGGAAGCCGTGAAGGGGGCGATGAAGGCGTAA
- a CDS encoding Bug family tripartite tricarboxylate transporter substrate binding protein produces MITRRTALGLLAATPLAAGPLSKAFAADYPSRPVKFVVGYPPGGATDILARLIGQRLSERLGQQFVVENKPGAGNNIGTESVVNAEPDGYTVLLVNPANYINATLYANLKFNFIRDIAPIAAFQRVPNVMTVNKDVPAKSVAEFIDYVKANPGKVNMASSGNGTSVHLSGEMFMAMTGCKMQHVPYRGAAPAITDMLGGQVQVIFDNMPSIIQHIRSGSLRALGVTTAQRSPQLPDVPTIGETVKDYEASALFGMGAPKNMPKDLIAKLNNEINTLMKEPEMTKRLVELGGDPLVETPEAFGKDIETETAKWKRVVEFAGLKVE; encoded by the coding sequence ATGATCACTCGCCGTACCGCGCTGGGCCTGCTCGCCGCGACTCCGCTTGCAGCCGGCCCGCTGTCGAAGGCTTTTGCAGCGGATTATCCGTCCCGGCCGGTGAAGTTCGTGGTGGGCTATCCGCCCGGCGGCGCCACCGACATTCTGGCGCGGCTGATCGGCCAGCGGTTGTCGGAACGGCTCGGCCAGCAATTCGTGGTCGAGAACAAGCCGGGCGCCGGCAACAATATCGGAACAGAATCCGTCGTGAACGCCGAGCCCGACGGCTACACGGTGCTGCTGGTCAATCCGGCGAACTACATCAATGCGACGCTCTACGCCAATCTCAAGTTCAACTTCATTCGTGACATCGCGCCGATCGCCGCATTCCAGCGCGTGCCGAACGTGATGACCGTCAACAAGGACGTCCCGGCCAAATCAGTCGCCGAGTTCATCGACTATGTGAAGGCCAATCCCGGCAAGGTGAACATGGCTTCGTCCGGCAACGGGACCTCGGTGCATCTGTCCGGCGAGATGTTCATGGCGATGACCGGCTGCAAGATGCAGCACGTGCCCTATCGCGGCGCCGCGCCCGCGATCACCGACATGCTCGGCGGCCAGGTGCAGGTGATCTTCGACAACATGCCCTCGATCATCCAGCACATCCGCTCCGGCTCGCTGCGTGCGCTCGGCGTCACTACGGCGCAGCGCTCGCCGCAATTGCCTGATGTGCCCACGATCGGCGAGACCGTGAAGGATTACGAGGCGAGCGCGCTGTTCGGCATGGGCGCACCGAAGAACATGCCCAAGGACCTGATCGCCAAGCTCAACAACGAGATCAACACGCTCATGAAGGAGCCCGAGATGACCAAGCGTCTGGTTGAGCTCGGCGGCGATCCGCTGGTGGAGACGCCGGAGGCGTTCGGCAAGGACATCGAGACCGAGACCGCCAAGTGGAAGAGGGTCGTCGAGTTCGCCGGCCTCAAGGTCGAATAG
- a CDS encoding VOC family protein: MAIKVQALDHLVINVADVAVTTEWYRNILGMEVKVFDPGGGKAPRTSLHFGQQKINVRPRDADKVAWFTADHVTAGSEDLCFLTSSTPDEVVAHLRAHGIAIEEGPAPKQGARGTLRSVYCRDPDGSLIEISSYGD; the protein is encoded by the coding sequence ATGGCGATAAAGGTTCAGGCCCTCGATCATCTCGTCATCAACGTTGCCGACGTCGCTGTCACCACCGAGTGGTATCGCAATATCCTCGGCATGGAAGTCAAGGTGTTCGACCCCGGTGGCGGCAAAGCGCCGCGGACCTCGCTTCACTTTGGTCAGCAGAAGATCAACGTCCGGCCGCGCGACGCCGACAAGGTGGCGTGGTTCACCGCCGACCACGTGACCGCCGGGAGCGAGGATCTGTGCTTCCTCACCTCCTCAACGCCCGACGAGGTGGTAGCGCATCTGCGGGCCCATGGCATCGCGATCGAGGAAGGCCCTGCTCCAAAGCAGGGCGCCCGCGGCACGCTGCGCTCGGTCTATTGCCGGGATCCGGATGGCAGCCTGATCGAGATTTCGTCGTACGGGGATTGA
- a CDS encoding HD-GYP domain-containing protein encodes MNAPAKSANKRRLLLASDRSDASTELAGILKAVGEVSTVTTQGIPEQPSRDLSGLVVDINLRSPESVQRVRNKLRGEAYRSMPRLFVLADALHHGTMQAWALGATDTISRPLQAEAILQRIRAAFPDTATYDATDRGKTLNRGVEAAHAVLKKMFEKLPLGVPLTFDDVIAAENKILKAIKHSSLREWLTTVGCHHVGSYRHCLFVTGFAVSFAQHLGMREDDQRRLTRAALLHDVGKAFVPSALLDKAGKLTDEEMAEVREHPRRGYDALAAQGGFPPEMLDVVLHHHEFLDGSGYPNGLSSNQISDIVRLTTIVDIYAALVEKRAYRMPFTHSRAFAMMEGMGGKLDQQLLQAFRPVALGSF; translated from the coding sequence ATGAACGCGCCAGCCAAATCCGCCAACAAACGCCGGCTTCTGCTTGCCTCCGACCGCAGCGACGCGAGCACCGAGCTCGCCGGCATCCTGAAGGCGGTCGGCGAGGTCTCGACGGTGACCACGCAGGGGATTCCCGAGCAGCCCTCGCGCGATCTTTCCGGCCTCGTCGTCGACATCAACCTCCGCTCGCCCGAAAGCGTGCAGCGCGTGCGCAACAAGCTGCGCGGCGAGGCCTATCGTTCCATGCCGCGGTTGTTCGTGCTGGCCGATGCGCTGCATCACGGCACCATGCAGGCATGGGCGCTGGGGGCCACCGACACGATCTCGCGGCCGCTGCAGGCCGAGGCGATCCTGCAGCGCATCCGCGCCGCGTTTCCGGACACCGCGACCTATGACGCAACCGATCGCGGCAAGACGCTCAACCGCGGCGTCGAGGCGGCGCATGCGGTGCTGAAGAAGATGTTCGAGAAGCTGCCGCTCGGCGTGCCCCTGACCTTCGACGACGTCATCGCCGCCGAGAACAAGATCCTGAAGGCGATCAAGCACTCCTCGCTGCGCGAATGGCTCACCACCGTCGGCTGCCACCATGTCGGCAGCTACAGGCACTGCCTCTTCGTCACCGGCTTTGCGGTGTCCTTCGCCCAGCACCTCGGCATGCGCGAGGACGACCAGCGTCGCCTGACGCGCGCGGCGCTGCTGCACGATGTCGGCAAGGCCTTCGTTCCGTCCGCGCTGCTCGACAAGGCGGGCAAGCTCACCGACGAGGAGATGGCCGAAGTCCGCGAGCATCCCCGCCGCGGTTATGATGCGCTCGCAGCCCAGGGCGGCTTTCCGCCGGAGATGCTCGACGTCGTGCTGCATCACCACGAATTCCTCGACGGAAGCGGCTATCCGAACGGCCTGTCGTCGAACCAGATCAGCGACATCGTGCGCCTGACGACGATCGTCGACATCTACGCAGCGCTCGTCGAGAAGCGTGCCTACCGCATGCCGTTCACGCACTCCCGCGCGTTCGCGATGATGGAAGGCATGGGCGGCAAGCTCGACCAGCAATTGCTGCAGGCGTTCCGCCCGGTGGCGCTGGGATCGTTCTAG